The following is a genomic window from Mycobacterium parmense.
AGCAGCCGCAGAACACTTCACCGCGATACTTGCTGAGCGGCTGCTCGGCGATGAGGACTTCCGGGCGATCCCGGGTGATGCGGAGGTGTGGAATCTCCTGAAGTGGCATGCGCTGGAGGAACTTGAGCACAAGTCGGTTGCCTTTGACGTATTCCGCTCGGTGGGGGGTACCGAGCGGGTGCGTCGACGTGTGATGGCGGTAATGATCCCCCTTCTGCTCCTCCTCATGAGTGGCACGCTGGCGTATTCGGTGGCGCGGGATCCCGAAGCGTGCCGTCAGCCAGTGCGACTGGTGCGTGAGACCTATCGGGTCTACCGCGGTCCGATATTTCGGGGTTTGATCCCAGAGCTCAGGCAATACTTGCGACCGGGATTTCATCCCGACGACATCGACACCAACGCGTTGCTCGAGCAATGGCAGGAGGAACTCTTCGGCACCAAGGGGGCCCTGGTCGGCTACCTGAAGTGAACCGAATTTCACCGAGACCGTCGCCAAGAAGGGAGCAAGCAGTTTTATGTCCGAATCCTTTGACGTTGTGATTGTGGGTGCGGGTATTTCCGGTATCAGCGCTGCCTGGCATCTGCAGGAGCGCTGTCCCAACAAGAGTTATGTAGTTCTAGAGCGCAGAGCTGATCTGGGTGGTACATGGGACCTGTTCAAGTATCCGGGCATCCGATCGGACTCCGACATGTGCACCTTCGGGTTCCGTTTCAAGCCGTGGCACTCGCCGCGCTTTACCGTTGATGGCGCCACGATCAAGGATTATCTCTGGGAAGCTGCCGCCGAGAGCGGCATCGACAACCACATCCGGTTTGGTAGCCAGGTATTGTCTGCGGACTGGTCGGACGCCGACAGGCGCTGGACGATCAAGGTGGCTGGGGACCGCCAAAAGACGACCGAGATCACGGCCGCGTTCCTGTTTGCGTGCAGCGGCTACTACGACTACGACCAGGGGTATCGTCCAGAATTCCGGGGCGAGAAGGATTTCGAAGGAATTATTGTTCACCCGCAGAACTGGCCCGAAGACCTCGATTATGCGGGTAAGAACGTCATCGTCATCGGCAGCGGTGCTACCGCAGTGACCCTTATTCCGTCCCTCGTGGATTCAGGCGCTGGCCAGGTAACGATGCTGCAGCGTTCACCGACTTACATCGGATCGCTGCCAAACATCGACCCCATTGCCGTGCAGCTCATCAAGTGGTTACCGACAAGGAGCGCGGACTTCGTCAACCGCTGGAAGAACATCCTGTTAGCTGTGGCGCAGTACAGACTGGCGCGTCGCTTTCCCCGTTCCATGCGAAAAGCGCTGATCGCTTGGGCTAAGCACCAGCTGCCCGCAGGCTATGACGTGGATAAGCATTTCGGGCCGAAGTACAACCCGTGGGATGAACGGATATGCCTGGCCCCTAACGGCGACCTTTTTAAGGCCATTCGGGACGGCAAGGCCGATGTAGTCACCGATACTATCGACCACATCACCAGGACCGGGATCAAGCTTTCCTCGGGTCAGGAGTTGACGGCCGACATCATTGTCGCCGCGACCGGTTTGAACATGCGGCTGTTCGGCGGCGCCAAGATTACCCGTAACGGCCAGGTCGTCGACGTCGCGAAGTCGATGACCTATAAGGCCATGATGCTATCCGACGTCCCGAGCATGGCGTTCACTATCGGTTACATCAACGCGTCCTGGACACTGAAAGCAGACCTGGTGTCTGAATACGTCTGTCGCTTA
Proteins encoded in this region:
- a CDS encoding metal-dependent hydrolase, whose protein sequence is MVDGDIGQGAVTTASAASVGSRYPRTRRIRFPFGEGSKYFFDDDIIFSHLWANLSGSFPPGEELFIRSVRRFADEIADPGLKKRVAGFIGQESVHGQQHRALNDKLVDMGYPIGWWDSEKFVDWVKRIEEVLPARIPLAVTAAAEHFTAILAERLLGDEDFRAIPGDAEVWNLLKWHALEELEHKSVAFDVFRSVGGTERVRRRVMAVMIPLLLLLMSGTLAYSVARDPEACRQPVRLVRETYRVYRGPIFRGLIPELRQYLRPGFHPDDIDTNALLEQWQEELFGTKGALVGYLK
- a CDS encoding flavin-containing monooxygenase — its product is MSESFDVVIVGAGISGISAAWHLQERCPNKSYVVLERRADLGGTWDLFKYPGIRSDSDMCTFGFRFKPWHSPRFTVDGATIKDYLWEAAAESGIDNHIRFGSQVLSADWSDADRRWTIKVAGDRQKTTEITAAFLFACSGYYDYDQGYRPEFRGEKDFEGIIVHPQNWPEDLDYAGKNVIVIGSGATAVTLIPSLVDSGAGQVTMLQRSPTYIGSLPNIDPIAVQLIKWLPTRSADFVNRWKNILLAVAQYRLARRFPRSMRKALIAWAKHQLPAGYDVDKHFGPKYNPWDERICLAPNGDLFKAIRDGKADVVTDTIDHITRTGIKLSSGQELTADIIVAATGLNMRLFGGAKITRNGQVVDVAKSMTYKAMMLSDVPSMAFTIGYINASWTLKADLVSEYVCRLLNYMDAHGYDTVVAPHPGEDVEELPFTDFAPGYFQRAMDQLPKSGSRGPWKAKQNYLFDVRQIRRGKIDDGLRFTTKASRPATLPASTSHQSTSEMASGSNRGNGEHRTNPLIAG